AGATGGTCGCTGCCACTTTAAACAGCCAACTCTGAGGAAACCTGGAGGGTCTCAAAGCAGGATTAGTTTCCTGACAAGTGAGGGACCTCAAGCTGGAACAGCACTTTAAACTCAGATCCATGCTCCAGACTAGAGGTTGCACTTTAAACTCAGATTCATGCTATAGACTACAGGTTAGTTTTTAATTTTCCTCAGCAGTTATCTGGCCACCAGACATGTTGCCAAGAATTGCCTAATTGTTGTTTAGACCTGTAGGAACaaagccagaaaaaaaaaaagcctaaatGCAAACATCATACTAGATATTTTTCTTGGTTTATCTTCCGTTTGTTGAAGTGGTTTCAGCCTTACATCGAACGACCTCAACTTGTTCTATGGCCAATTTCAATCCCTTAAATATGCTTATTTATGGTAGGGAAGTCTTTCCGAGCCTTGTACCGCTGGTCTACcccatgtgtatgtgcaaatttgtgttacaaaaagagaaaaaaataaatctaatttAAGGGTATTTGTTCAATAAACTTGTTCAATAAACAAGGaggttacccccccccccccccacatcacaCTTAAGACAAAATGACACACCATGCAGTGAATTTTATAAGATAACTTTTTATTTGTATGCATTGCTGAAGTCCAGAGCTCTACTCTGCCTTGGCGGCggcgggagcagcagcagcaggcttcACCTTGGGGTTCTTCCTCCTTGGCTTCTTCTTGGACTTCAGCATCTTCTCCTTGATCTGGGGGAAACAAACAACGCAGACAAGTCAGATTCCTTCAAATCAACCTCGGAAAAATGGCGCTGTGCAAAGTGTAACATACACAATTATTAAGTGGCACTCCAATAGTGAGGTATGAACGAGCTCAGGACTTCCAAATATAATCAGGGTGTTCAGAAACACGGACCAGAAGTGGAATATCATCATCGCCAAACATGCAATATGAAGCAACTCGACACATCACTGCACAGATTTGTGATCTTAAGCACAGCAAAACCCACTTGTTCTCAGCCTTCGAAAATAGCGCTGTGCAAAGTGTAGCATAAACAATTATTAAGTGCCACTAGCAAAATGCTGAAAAACATTCCCTGTAATGTAAAGCAAAACTGCTTTCAAATGCTGAAATACACAGCCTCCAATTTTCTCAAGCGTCCAGTAAGTGGGTGTCAATGCCAGGCTAAATCCCAGTAACATCTGACCGGGGGAAGATGACTCACCGCTGGGTTGTGCGCCATGATGGCCCGACGGCGGTAGGTCTTGGCGTACGGGTTCAGCTTCATCATCACCCTCAGGTTCTTCAGAGGGTTCTTCTTCAGGACTCTGCGCAGCTTCTTCTTGCtacagaatgacacacacagagcaggttaAGAGAGTGCACAATGGGCTACAAACTAAACATTGCTTTGTGACCTCCAATAGTGAGGTATGAACAAGCTCAGGACTTCCTAATATAATCAGTGTGTTCAGAAACACGGACCAGAAGTGGAATCTCATCATCGCCAAACACGCTACACCCTCATTTTGGAACAGTATGTCTAGGCAGGCGGAACAATGCGCTTACTTTGGGGCACGAAGTGCTTTGTGGATCTCGTCACTCTTCAGAATTCTGCTCAGGTCTGTGTTGGTCATCTTGTGCATTGGCAAGCTGGACAAAAGAGGGAAAATGTACTGAATGCAAGCACAAACCAATCTTAAAAAGCAAGCAGTAATGAAGACAAAGGGTGAATTTCAATATCTATGCATCTGTGTCttttgtatatttattcaacaagctCAGGACTTCCAAATATAATCAGTGTGTTCAGAAACACGGACCAGAAGTGGAATATCATCATCGCCAAACACGCTACAccatcattttgaacactccAGTTACCATGGTGATCACTCAACAATGCGTTTGGAAAACATAACTAATCGCTCCTGAAGgcttctacacatacacacaattacaaGAGCACTACTCACTTGTAGTCAACTTTCTGGGTGGAGGCCTTGCGCCAGGTGCCGTAGAGACCGTCCAGCTTGCGGAAGGCGCTTTCTGTCCAGATGCAGAAACGACCCACATGTCCACCGGGAGCCAGCTTCAGCAGGTCCAGCTTGTTCACATTCTGCAATGTGATGCCTTTGAACGGAATTACAAAGGGTTAAAACACACTAGTTTACACAAGGTCAATATACACACTTATCATTAATAAGTCAGGGATCTCCTCGATGCGGTAACCTGCACCAGaatgacacacagagcaggttaAGAGGGTGCACAACGGGCTACACACTTAACATGCTTAGTGACCCCCAATAGTGAGGTATGAACAAGCTCAGGACTTCCAAATATAATCAGTGTGTTCAGAAACACGGACCAGAAGTGGAATATCATCATCGCCAAACACGCAATATGAAGCAACTCCAGACACATCACTGCACAGCAAAACCCACTAGTTCTCAGCCTTCAAAAGGGAGCAGCCATAGGAGGAGATCATGAAGGTGCTCTTTAAAAAGGCAGCATCACTTCTGATTAGACTTTATTAGGCCTCACCTGGGATGTTTCTGAACGATCTGGTGATGCCGTTGTCCTCGTTGTAGATGACGCACGGTCCCTTGCGCTGGACGCGTCTGCGGTTCCTCATCTTACCCTTACCGGCACGCATGCGCTGAGAGGCGTAGACCTGGAACACAGACGAGGAATTAAATAGACATAAGTACAAGAGACACAACGTTCACCGGAAGTGAGTGCAGCTCTTCAGTTGTAGTTATGTACGTGCAAAATTAAGGCGAGACCTCTTGACATTGAGTGACCAAATGCACTTCATGCAAGCAcaaagctatcttaaaaagcaAGCAGGAATGAAGACTTCCAATTTCTATGCTTTTGTATATTTATTCGAAAACTTCTCAGAACTTCCCTGGGGCTGATATGTGCTTAAAGAAGGCAGGCATTTTTCTTACACTTGCTCAGATTTAAGTTTCAACAAACATCTGCGACAGCATATATGACGGCGGCAACCGTCGCTGAGCACAGTGTCAGACGCAAATTACACCATCATTGCAAGTGATACCTTATTGTTAAGGTAAGCtagcataaataaatatgaagtgAATTAGATATATGAAGACATTATTTGTTTCAGAAACACTGATCTTGAAGCACAGCTCATCATTgctgtgtatacacacacacacacacactacagaaaaCGCTCCAACATCAATTACAAGAGCACTACTCAGTTGTATTCAGGGCAAGACCTCTTGACATTAACACCACCGACAGAAGAGCGGCTCACCTTCTTGATGTCATTCCAAGCCTTCAGCTTCTTCAGCAGAAGCACCGCTTCCTTGGTCTTCTTGTAGCCCTCAACTTTGTCATCAACCACCAGGGGGACCTCAGGGATCTCCTCGATGCGGTGACCTGCACCAGAATGACACTGCAGGTTAAGAGGGTGCACAACGGGCCACACACACCGAACATGCTTAGTGACCTCCAATAGTGAGGTATGAACGAGCTCAGGACTTCCAAATATAATCAGGGTGTTCAGAAACACGGACCAGAAGTGGAATATCATCATCGCCAGACACATTACTGCAGTTTTGTGATCTTCAAACAGTTATTGCACAGCAAAACCCACTAGTAGCATGTTCTCAGCCTCCGAAAGGGAGAAACCAGATTTACAAGCACAGTCCTTCTGCCGGCTATGATTAATCTAGCACTGGACTGGTCTTTAAACCAGGGGCAGGGCAGCCACAACAGTTCACAGTGCATTTATGCCACTTAatcttcatttaaaaagaaaaaactagcATTTTTGAAGGAGGAACTACAAATGGATGATTTAAGACCATTGCGTTTTGATCACCtattccctttaaaaaaaaagatgtgcatgattattgtaaaaaaaaaaaaaacctgcatagTAAGCATCATCTTGAACAGGACAACCAGATAAACAAGTTGCACTTTGGAGTGTCTATGCCCAAAACTACAGCTGATGAAACAAGTCTTCAGCTCTGAGAAACTAAATAAAAGCTGCACAATATCTTACTCTAGACTACTTTGCACCTTGTCTTCACTGGCAGAGTCCCCCACACCACCAGACATGCACCAAGTGCAAACCTACCCTTTGCCATGATGAGGGCAGGCAGGGCAGTTGCTGCAAGGGCAGAGCACATGGCGTAGCGCTTCTGGGTGATGTTGATCCTGCGGTGCCAGCGACGCCATGTCTTGGTGGGGGCAAACATACGGCCTCCGCGACACATCTACAGGGGAGTCAAGGAAACAGGAACGCACCGGGAACATGCAAGAACCGCCAACATTCATCTTGGTCACATTAGCTTTTATTGGACCAGCTCAGAGTAGAGCTTTGTCAGGCTTCCAAAAAATATGTCTCCAACCCATTCACACCATAACTGaccaatacacacccacacaactgTTCACTTGCTGCCTTTAAGGTCAGCAATGCTCAAGTAGACTGCTCAGGCACAAGGATACATTTCCGAAGGCACCCTGGCCGGAGCGGTGGGTACCACCTCCACGCACACGGGGGATACGGGCCACGGCCCTGCCTGTGCCCCAGGACTCGGCACTGGTCTGGTGAcctgaaacacagaaacaagtCATGTTAGCCCAAAACCCATGTGAACACCAACCATCCATGGAGAAGTAGGAGTTGGGACATCTTTATGGTGAATGGGCTAAGCTCATCAGTACTTCCATTGTTATCAGGACATCAAAAACACGGACCAGAAGTGGAGTATCATCACTGGAGCTTTAGTCGTAGTTGTAGCGGTCACAGAAACATAACACTTACCGGCCAACTCGCTGACAGCGTATGGCTGACGGCCGTTTTTGCGCATGTTGGTGTGCAC
Above is a genomic segment from Clupea harengus chromosome 3, Ch_v2.0.2, whole genome shotgun sequence containing:
- the rpl4 gene encoding 60S ribosomal protein L4 is translated as MACARPLISVFSEKGETSGKNVVLPAVFRAPIRPDVVNFVHTNMRKNGRQPYAVSELAGHQTSAESWGTGRAVARIPRVRGGGTHRSGQGAFGNMCRGGRMFAPTKTWRRWHRRINITQKRYAMCSALAATALPALIMAKGHRIEEIPEVPLVVDDKVEGYKKTKEAVLLLKKLKAWNDIKKVYASQRMRAGKGKMRNRRRVQRKGPCVIYNEDNGITRSFRNIPGITLQNVNKLDLLKLAPGGHVGRFCIWTESAFRKLDGLYGTWRKASTQKVDYNLPMHKMTNTDLSRILKSDEIHKALRAPNKKKLRRVLKKNPLKNLRVMMKLNPYAKTYRRRAIMAHNPAIKEKMLKSKKKPRRKNPKVKPAAAAPAAAKAE